A genomic stretch from Aedes albopictus strain Foshan chromosome 2, AalbF5, whole genome shotgun sequence includes:
- the LOC115256245 gene encoding outer dynein arm-docking complex subunit 4-like, whose translation MSSQLELSWPAESQHVIFRELGTHYTRQGRYRVATSNFDKAVQANPYAVDCHYRKSVAQFRNSDLRDALGSTRDGLAVERDELDPRGEDFPCSLQDCQTVFELDEFEEHVKVTSNRSKHFEGHRLKDMQAELRLAFRNYENVLGKRAGPCLYQQRSRLRMIEGDGGQVKAEDLDGKKECDAVSVVETIVREPHVREVKRKEKNLRMLGQVHLNSGWKDLEFLSSLRKGGEWEKVVNLAEAKESSKVLSDTIDRCYDRVDAGLRSLQARTPFYTYRRNRFGSSEKSDAYLLDDMFKIRYKTYRDVHNQLDRMHELRDQGKLDQLLAYVNDVLWYYYQTKTERVFPDRYKFVNEVCNLVGLAIAESYQIPPTLMDERLKDRLAILFNLQPTKDEDDVVIPIFGDKSTYRDPAAPDYGYIAYKNKLTVLEKRIPYSRYAIERAFLYHEMCRHHLEASKLDETRIMARRVIEEATQSGSNLWKFLGILAIVRADCAQLSVEKLADSLDEAGEAALALEDERLDHVVQVARIINSKLMAQKMEQRTSLEIKRTQLE comes from the exons ATGTCCTCCCAGCTGGAACTGTCCTGGCCAGCCGAATCCCAACATGTGATCTTCCGGGAGCTTGGTACACACTACACCCGACAGGGTCGCTACCGGGTGGCCACCAGCAACTTCGACAAAGCCGTCCAAGCCAATCCGTATGCCGTCGATTGTCACTACCGCAAGAGTGTGGCCCAGTTCCGCAATTCGGATCTGCGGGATGCCCTTGGGAGCACCCGGGATGGGCTGGCCGTGGAAAGGGACGAACTGGATCCCCGTGGGGAAGATTTTCCCTGTTCGCTGCAGGACTGCCAGACGGTGTTTGAGCTGGACGAGTTTGAGGAGCATGTGAAGGTGACGTCGAACCGGAGTAAGCATTTCGAGGGCCACCGGTTGAAGGATATGCAGGCGGAGCTGCGGTTGGCTTTCCGGAATTACGAGAATGTTCTGGGGAAGCGCGCGGGGCCTTGCTTGTACCAGCAGAGGAGCCGGTTGCGGATGATCGAGGGAGATGGTGGGCAGGTGAAGGCGGAGGATCTTGATGGTAAGAAGGAGTGCGACGCGGTAAGTGTAGTGGAGACGATCGTGAGGGAGCCTCACGTTAGAGAAGTCAAGAGGAAAGAGAAAAATTTGAGGATGCTGGGACAGGTACATCTAAATAGTGGTTGGAAGGATTTGGAATTTTTGAGTTCATTGAGGAAGGGTGGAGAGTGGGAAAAGGTGGTGAATCTCGCGGAAGCAAAAGAGAGTTCGAAGGTTTTGTCGGATACGATCGATCGTTGTTACGATCGGGTAGATGCAGGCTTGCGTAGTCTACAAGCGAGAACTCCGTTCTACACTTATCGTCGAAATCGATTTGGATCGAGTGAGAAATCTGATGCCTATTTGTTGGACGATATGTTTAAAATTCGGTACAAAACATACAGAGACGTGCACAACCAGCTGGATCGTATGCATGAGCTGCGTGATCAGGGCAAATTGGACCAGCTGCTAGCCTATGTGAACGATGTCCTGTGGTATTACTACCAGACCAAAACGGAACGAGTCTTCCCGGATCGATACAAGTTTGTGAATGAAGTTTGCAACCTGGTTGGCTTGGCTATCGCGGAGAGTTACCAGATACCTCCGACGCTGATGGACGAGCGATTGAAGGACCGCCTGGCGATTCTGTTCAATCTGCAACCGACGAAGGATGAGGATGACGTCGTCATACCGATTTTCGGTGACAAGTCTACTTATCGTGATCCGGCAGCTCCGGATTATGGTTACATTGCTTATAA GAACAAACTGACCGTGCTGGAGAAACGAATTCCCTACTCACGGTACGCAATCGAGCGGGCTTTCCTGTATCACGAAATGTGCCGCCACCATCTGGAAGCGAGCAAGTTGGACGAAACTCGGATCATGGCACGACGGGTCATAGAGGAAGCGACCCAAAGTGGAAGCAACTTGTGGAAGTTTTTGGGAATTTTGGCCATCGTTCGAGCCGATTGCGCCCAGCTCAGTGTGGAAAAGTTGGCCGATTCGCTGGATGAGGCCGGTGAGGCTGCGTTGGCTCTGGAAGACGAACGACTGGATCATGTGGTTCAGGTCGCACGGATT ATCAACTCTAAACTTATGGCTCAAAAGATGGAACAGCGGACGTCTCTCGAAATCAAGCGTACTCAACTGGAGTAG